A genomic stretch from Chitinophaga agri includes:
- a CDS encoding CheR family methyltransferase, whose amino-acid sequence MKKANYIVAIGASAGGLEAIHEFFDNMPEYGNLSFVIIQHLSPDYKSLLVELVSKHTNMQVREVEEDMAIENDCVYVIPNNKEIIVEQGRLRLVQKPVEKAPNTAIDTFLFSLAKDKGRNAICIILSGTGTDGTKGAAAIKKAGGMVMVQDPETAKFDGMPRSVISSENMDYVLAPEFMPGEIYNYIQDMPVQVFNGTIDEEMLSEVFQLVREHSGQDFNHYKPPTITRRIAKRMAQFNVKSLEEYLQILRTSEDESKALAKDFLIGVTRFFRDKHAFDILKEQVLNRLIDEKEEGAILKIWVTACSTGEEAYSLAMLLDQCLQEKNKWLDVKIFATDIDSNAVEFAARGTYPAAVLKEIDPSFLKKYFIREEKQYQIVPRLRKQIVFARHNILKDPPFIKNDLVTCRNMLIYMENVLQRQVLSSLHFALNTGGYLFLGPSESASLIRGGLEEVNQKWKLYRKTDNSRASLPDNLYSPLEYIRQTRDIRGGNNGRITMTEKQTSTLQEEFREVIAEDFGFAAVYVDKSYEIIEALGNYKKYLSLPEKKLHLNLLKMVPADLSMALNIALRQAWTTGKKSQIKGVKISTPEGLRVVNLLIKPGMGNNQHMMIVFQEDHEKVGVHNDAPDTHAQPADVKEHILSLEAELGETRTNLQMAIEGLETSNEELQSSNEELLSANEELQSSNEELQSLNEELHTLNTEHQLKIKELIELNDDMDNYFRSTDIGQVFVDGHMRIRKFNQAAVKMINLIPSDIGRPINHISTNIQQDSMMDDIQTVIRTKRTVEKEMMLSNGNMHLMKILPYIRQDKHTDGVVITFVDITAIKELDMLLKGVFNASTNAIMAFKAVRNDAGIVTDFRLLAANNEGLRFLGKEVTSQKYPSMKQSMPEMVDHGLFEKYVQVVELGTVLRTEFHLERGEQDAWYELSSVKTQEGNIVITCSDVTEKKDAEDRLRRNYNELVQARESLRNLNSELEYKVLERTRELTMSEERFRLVSKATNDTIWDWSLTNNNVWWSDNFYTVYGYQKEGSNSRTFWQENIHPDDRDRVKGSISRAINAKQNQWTEGYRLRRSDGSYAHVLDRGYLLLDEYNTPYRMLGSMMDVTNLRQAEEQVIANKEEKRFLAEAMPLILWTSEADGQINFVNEQFIIYTGKTLAVLQEELWESIIHPDDIANWQTRWDHAVKSKQDFSIEMRIRDSNGVYHWFLHRTRVQKDMEGRSSVLVGTSTDIHEQKLAAEIMEQRIEERTLELKRANEDLEASNAELQQYAFVASHDLKEPLRKIHMFGNMLKDRYQATMEDKAKDYLTRIISSSSRMANLIDDLLRFSRLSQASFFEQVDLKVIINEILSDLEIMIQEKHARVTLTNLPVIEAVPGQLRQVFQNLLSNAFKFSRKDVQPVINIAGTRIREKRFDSVEDPQGPYVTISISDNGIGFDEKYLDKIFILFQRLHTKDKYEGTGIGLAVTRKIIDKHNGLITAQSREKEGATFKIILPVKQDQRAG is encoded by the coding sequence ATGAAGAAAGCGAACTACATAGTAGCAATAGGAGCCTCTGCTGGTGGTCTTGAAGCCATCCATGAATTCTTTGATAATATGCCGGAATACGGCAACCTCTCATTTGTCATCATTCAGCACCTGTCTCCGGATTATAAAAGTCTGCTGGTGGAACTGGTGTCCAAGCATACGAATATGCAGGTGAGGGAGGTCGAAGAGGACATGGCTATAGAGAATGACTGTGTATACGTTATTCCTAATAATAAAGAGATCATTGTAGAGCAGGGACGTCTCAGACTGGTACAGAAACCTGTTGAGAAAGCCCCCAATACAGCTATTGATACCTTCCTTTTTTCACTTGCGAAAGATAAAGGCAGAAATGCCATCTGTATCATCCTTTCCGGTACAGGTACTGATGGTACCAAAGGTGCTGCTGCTATTAAAAAGGCAGGTGGTATGGTCATGGTCCAGGACCCCGAGACCGCCAAGTTTGATGGCATGCCCCGCAGCGTGATCAGCTCTGAAAATATGGATTATGTCCTGGCTCCTGAATTTATGCCTGGGGAGATCTATAATTACATCCAGGATATGCCGGTGCAGGTCTTTAATGGTACGATAGATGAGGAGATGCTGTCAGAAGTCTTCCAGCTGGTACGTGAGCATAGCGGACAGGATTTTAATCATTATAAACCGCCTACCATTACCCGCCGTATCGCTAAGCGAATGGCGCAGTTTAATGTGAAAAGTCTGGAGGAATACCTGCAGATATTGCGGACAAGTGAAGATGAAAGTAAAGCACTCGCCAAGGACTTCCTGATAGGCGTTACCCGCTTCTTCAGAGATAAGCATGCCTTCGATATTTTAAAAGAGCAGGTACTTAACCGGTTGATAGATGAGAAAGAAGAAGGCGCTATTCTCAAGATATGGGTCACTGCCTGTAGTACAGGAGAGGAGGCCTATTCACTGGCCATGCTCCTGGATCAATGCCTGCAGGAAAAGAACAAATGGCTGGACGTAAAAATATTCGCTACTGATATAGACAGTAATGCGGTGGAATTTGCTGCCAGAGGAACATATCCGGCAGCTGTCCTGAAAGAAATAGACCCTTCTTTCCTGAAAAAGTATTTCATCAGGGAAGAAAAACAATATCAGATCGTGCCACGACTGCGCAAGCAGATCGTCTTTGCGCGTCATAATATACTGAAGGACCCTCCCTTCATTAAAAACGACCTCGTGACCTGTCGCAACATGTTGATATACATGGAAAACGTGTTGCAACGGCAGGTATTGTCCTCGCTTCATTTTGCCCTGAACACAGGAGGTTACCTCTTCCTCGGGCCTAGTGAATCAGCGTCCCTCATCCGGGGGGGACTGGAAGAAGTGAACCAGAAATGGAAGTTGTACCGGAAAACGGATAACTCCCGTGCTTCCCTGCCAGATAATCTTTATAGTCCGCTGGAATATATCCGTCAGACCCGTGACATCCGTGGTGGTAACAACGGACGCATCACCATGACAGAAAAGCAAACCAGCACCCTGCAGGAAGAATTCCGTGAGGTGATCGCAGAGGACTTTGGCTTCGCCGCTGTCTATGTCGATAAATCTTACGAGATCATCGAGGCCCTGGGCAATTACAAAAAATACCTTTCCCTGCCGGAGAAAAAGCTGCATCTGAACCTGCTGAAAATGGTCCCGGCCGATCTGTCTATGGCACTTAACATCGCCCTGAGACAAGCCTGGACAACCGGGAAAAAATCACAGATCAAAGGGGTGAAAATAAGCACGCCGGAAGGTTTAAGAGTGGTCAATCTACTGATTAAACCAGGTATGGGTAATAACCAGCACATGATGATCGTCTTCCAGGAGGATCATGAAAAAGTGGGTGTACATAACGATGCGCCGGATACACATGCCCAGCCGGCAGATGTAAAGGAACATATCCTGTCGCTGGAAGCGGAACTGGGAGAAACCCGTACCAACCTCCAGATGGCCATCGAAGGACTGGAAACGTCCAATGAGGAGCTACAGTCCAGCAATGAAGAATTACTTTCTGCGAATGAGGAACTGCAGTCCAGTAACGAGGAACTGCAATCACTCAACGAAGAGCTGCATACCCTGAATACAGAACATCAGCTAAAGATCAAGGAGCTGATAGAGCTGAATGATGACATGGATAACTATTTCCGGAGTACGGACATCGGACAGGTGTTTGTTGATGGGCATATGCGTATCCGTAAGTTTAATCAGGCAGCGGTGAAAATGATCAACCTCATTCCTTCTGATATTGGTCGCCCGATCAATCATATCTCTACCAATATCCAGCAGGATAGTATGATGGACGATATCCAGACAGTGATCAGGACGAAACGTACCGTGGAGAAGGAAATGATGCTGAGCAATGGCAATATGCATCTGATGAAGATCCTGCCCTATATCCGTCAGGATAAACATACCGATGGGGTCGTGATCACTTTTGTGGACATCACAGCGATCAAGGAGCTGGATATGCTCCTGAAAGGGGTGTTTAATGCCAGTACCAATGCGATCATGGCATTTAAAGCCGTGAGAAATGATGCGGGGATAGTGACAGATTTCCGTTTGCTGGCTGCAAACAACGAAGGCCTGCGATTCCTCGGAAAAGAAGTGACTTCACAGAAATATCCATCGATGAAACAATCCATGCCAGAGATGGTAGATCACGGATTGTTTGAAAAGTATGTGCAGGTGGTGGAACTAGGCACTGTACTCCGCACGGAGTTTCACCTGGAGCGCGGAGAGCAGGACGCATGGTATGAGCTGTCCAGTGTAAAAACACAGGAAGGTAATATCGTGATCACCTGCTCCGACGTGACCGAAAAGAAGGACGCAGAAGACCGGCTGAGACGTAACTATAATGAGCTGGTACAGGCGAGGGAAAGCCTCCGTAACCTGAACAGTGAACTGGAATATAAAGTACTGGAAAGGACGCGCGAACTGACGATGAGTGAAGAGCGTTTCCGCCTGGTATCCAAAGCCACCAATGATACGATCTGGGACTGGAGCCTCACCAATAACAACGTATGGTGGAGCGATAACTTTTATACGGTATATGGCTATCAGAAAGAAGGCTCCAACAGCCGCACCTTCTGGCAGGAGAATATCCATCCGGATGACCGTGACCGGGTAAAAGGCAGTATTTCCCGCGCTATTAATGCCAAACAGAACCAATGGACAGAAGGCTACCGGTTAAGACGTTCCGACGGTAGTTATGCACACGTATTAGACCGTGGCTACCTCCTGCTGGATGAATATAATACGCCTTACCGTATGCTGGGCTCTATGATGGATGTGACCAACCTCCGTCAGGCAGAAGAACAGGTCATTGCCAATAAGGAAGAAAAGCGCTTCCTGGCAGAGGCTATGCCATTGATCCTCTGGACCTCAGAGGCTGATGGTCAGATCAATTTTGTTAACGAACAGTTTATCATATATACCGGTAAAACACTGGCCGTATTACAGGAAGAACTGTGGGAAAGCATTATCCACCCCGATGATATTGCCAACTGGCAAACGCGGTGGGATCATGCGGTGAAAAGCAAGCAGGACTTCTCCATTGAAATGCGTATCCGGGATAGCAACGGCGTTTATCACTGGTTCCTGCACCGTACAAGGGTGCAGAAGGACATGGAGGGCAGGTCCAGTGTACTGGTAGGTACCAGTACGGATATTCATGAGCAGAAGCTGGCTGCAGAGATCATGGAGCAGCGTATCGAAGAGCGCACCCTGGAACTGAAACGTGCCAATGAAGACCTCGAGGCCAGCAATGCCGAGTTACAGCAATATGCGTTTGTCGCATCTCATGACCTGAAGGAACCACTACGTAAGATCCATATGTTTGGTAACATGTTGAAAGACAGGTATCAGGCCACTATGGAGGATAAGGCAAAAGACTACCTGACCCGCATCATCAGTTCCTCTTCCCGTATGGCCAACCTGATAGATGACCTGCTGCGTTTCTCCCGTTTGTCGCAGGCCAGCTTCTTCGAGCAGGTAGACCTGAAGGTGATCATCAACGAGATACTTTCCGATCTTGAAATAATGATACAGGAAAAACACGCCAGGGTAACACTGACCAATTTACCAGTCATAGAGGCGGTACCAGGACAACTCCGTCAGGTATTCCAGAACCTGTTAAGTAATGCATTTAAATTCTCCCGCAAAGACGTACAACCGGTGATTAATATAGCCGGTACCCGTATCAGGGAAAAACGGTTTGACAGTGTGGAAGACCCGCAGGGGCCTTATGTCACCATTTCCATCTCAGATAACGGGATCGGCTTCGATGAAAAATACCTGGACAAAATATTTATCCTCTTTCAGCGTTTGCATACGAAAGATAAATATGAAGGGACCGGTATCGGACTGGCAGTCACCAGGAAGATCATCGATAAGCACAATGGCCTGATCACTGCACAAAGCCGTGAAAAAGAAGGCGCTACGTTTAAAATTATCCTGCCTGTGAAACAAGATCAACGTGCCGGTTAG
- a CDS encoding DUF190 domain-containing protein produces MLQAQIFIDKDEVHGTQPLYEFIIQFLLKQNVAGATAFRGVIGFGEHHQLKRPDSLFSFDEPPMLITFIDENEKVLNALTALRTQVSSGFIVISKVARFQI; encoded by the coding sequence ATGCTACAGGCACAGATATTCATAGACAAAGACGAAGTACACGGCACACAGCCCCTGTATGAATTTATCATACAGTTCCTCCTCAAACAGAACGTGGCAGGAGCAACCGCCTTCCGTGGCGTGATCGGATTCGGAGAACACCATCAGCTAAAAAGACCGGACAGCCTGTTCAGCTTTGATGAACCACCGATGCTTATCACTTTCATTGACGAAAACGAAAAAGTACTGAATGCACTCACCGCCCTGCGCACGCAGGTGAGCAGCGGCTTTATCGTGATCAGTAAAGTAGCGCGTTTTCAAATATAA
- a CDS encoding TolC family protein → MKRAIALAVATLALSCIGIVATAQTSYSLSAALDTARTSSPVLKARYMNIDAAQADVITAKLRPNPTLNNQTMQLVSSDHFAAGTRWSSNQNRQVWYQVTKPIQWPNQRKYKIETADKDVKVASNSFQEDLRNLSLNVGSSWINCWVLKKRLALLNDSRTNLDTLVKINELRYKDQVISQTDLTRTKVLLEQYDLQLSVFTQDYQNELHTLQLLTGNTTPMDIDTTSELPMQVPAVTLDSLIAQTLQNRADVVLAKSTIDERTSNARYQQALAVPQPELGVIYNPQNSVPYIGFYGTIDLPFFNRNQGEIKKAHIQQQQAQQELSATQRQAQTEVVTAYNTWQLQKKNMEKYTGILRQSQQILNNVKYAYLRGGTSIIDFLDAQRNWYDTNLLYYDSLQAYYQSYIQLLFATGLINQL, encoded by the coding sequence AGCAGCCCCGTACTTAAAGCACGGTACATGAACATCGACGCAGCACAGGCTGATGTGATCACTGCAAAGTTGCGCCCCAATCCGACACTGAATAATCAGACTATGCAACTAGTCAGTTCCGATCATTTTGCCGCAGGCACCAGATGGTCTTCCAATCAGAACAGGCAGGTATGGTACCAGGTGACCAAACCGATACAGTGGCCTAATCAGCGTAAGTACAAAATAGAAACGGCCGATAAAGACGTAAAGGTGGCCAGCAACTCCTTCCAGGAAGATCTCCGCAACCTCTCACTGAATGTAGGCTCCAGCTGGATCAATTGCTGGGTACTAAAGAAAAGACTTGCCCTGCTCAATGACAGCCGCACCAACCTGGATACACTGGTAAAGATCAACGAACTGCGTTATAAAGACCAGGTCATCTCACAAACAGATCTGACACGTACAAAGGTATTGCTGGAACAATATGACCTGCAACTGAGTGTATTCACGCAGGATTACCAGAATGAACTACACACCCTGCAGCTATTAACCGGCAACACCACTCCGATGGATATTGATACGACCAGCGAGTTGCCCATGCAGGTACCGGCGGTAACACTGGACAGTCTTATTGCACAGACTTTACAAAACCGCGCCGACGTTGTACTCGCTAAAAGCACGATCGATGAACGAACCAGTAATGCAAGGTATCAACAGGCATTAGCCGTACCACAACCGGAACTCGGCGTGATCTACAATCCGCAGAACTCCGTACCATACATCGGTTTCTATGGCACTATTGACCTGCCTTTCTTCAACAGGAACCAGGGAGAGATCAAAAAGGCACATATCCAGCAGCAACAGGCGCAGCAGGAATTATCCGCCACACAGCGACAGGCACAGACGGAAGTAGTGACGGCCTATAACACCTGGCAACTACAGAAAAAGAACATGGAGAAATACACAGGTATACTTCGTCAGTCGCAGCAGATCCTCAACAATGTGAAATATGCGTATCTGCGGGGTGGCACCAGCATCATCGACTTCCTGGATGCACAGCGCAACTGGTATGACACCAACCTGCTGTACTATGACTCTCTTCAGGCATACTATCAGAGCTACATACAACTATTATTTGCTACAGGCCTAATAAACCAATTATAA
- a CDS encoding efflux RND transporter permease subunit, with translation MIRNLLIFSLKNRWVVILMGLGLMGIGYWCFTQLKIEAYPDIADTNVIIVAQYPGRAAEEVEQQVTIPIERALQNTPNVLDRRSRTIFGLSVVQLTFTDGTDDYFARQQVNERLATAELPDGVAPELAPLTTAVGEILRYVVEAPPQFTPTDIRDLQDWVIKPALLQVPGIADITTFGGPLKQFHILTAPDKLRKFDLTMQDVINAVQQNNQNTGGNIINRGEQGFAVRGLGAVKTEQDIQNIVLKAVNGMPVYLRDVATVEVAPPPPSGVMGYTINATKTNVSNGVEGIILLRRYENPSEVLKALKAKMQDLEQNDLPKGVHLRTLYDRSFLIDHSLETVGHTLLEGVSIVVIILIFFLGSLRSALVVALTIPFSLLFAFILMRITGIPANLLSLGAIDFGIIVDGACVMAEHLIRTYRTASPEEKKKGIIALTLRSSQEVGREIFFSVTIIILAYMPILLMTRVEGKLFSPMALTLAFAVVGSMLAALTLIPVLISFAFKKAFNNTDKPMKAHRNVVLDFLSNQYSRVLAGVMKWPKVTVLGGFSIVILLVLLGGSLGSEFLPELDEGSIFLRGNFPAGITIQENAKYAPKIREVIAKYPQISFVITQAGRNDDGTDPFPSNRNEILVGLKDYSLWSDTISKKTLVTNIRHDLEKAMPSVQFSSGQPIIDQVMEIVTGSAADLAISIVGDDLTMMRAKADTIANLVKHMKGAESVNIEQEGPSEQIAININRENAARFGINVADIQGMIEAAIGGKAISTLYDGTKRYDVVIRYLPGERNTIESVKNLQVPSATGALIPMNQLADISYVQGQTNIYRYNNKRMVTVRTNIRGRDQGGFVKEIGDKINQQLYLPKGYSIVYGGQYENLERAGKQLSLTIPMTIIMVFLVLFILFRNMPQTFVTVSCILFALAGGIVALFIRGYHFNVSAGVGFVSIFGISVMSGVLLVSAINRLRLKPDQTLQQSVLLGSKEQLSALLSILIVAIAGLIPAATSSGIGSDVQRPLATVIIGGLTSTLLFAPLLIPPLYWWVERNRAVKKAVKTDLSE, from the coding sequence ATGATTCGCAATCTTTTAATATTCTCGCTCAAAAACAGATGGGTGGTCATCCTGATGGGACTAGGCCTGATGGGCATCGGCTACTGGTGCTTTACCCAACTGAAAATAGAAGCCTACCCGGACATTGCTGACACAAATGTCATCATCGTAGCACAATACCCCGGCAGGGCAGCCGAAGAAGTAGAGCAACAGGTAACCATCCCTATAGAAAGAGCTTTACAGAATACCCCCAATGTACTCGACCGCAGGAGCCGTACTATCTTTGGCCTCAGCGTTGTACAGCTGACATTTACTGACGGTACGGACGACTACTTCGCCCGCCAGCAGGTCAATGAAAGGCTGGCCACCGCTGAACTGCCGGACGGTGTTGCGCCCGAACTGGCACCGCTCACTACTGCCGTAGGAGAGATACTCCGGTATGTGGTCGAGGCACCACCACAATTTACACCTACAGATATACGGGACCTGCAGGACTGGGTCATTAAACCGGCCCTGCTACAGGTCCCCGGCATCGCAGACATTACGACATTTGGAGGTCCACTGAAACAGTTTCATATACTCACTGCACCCGATAAACTACGCAAGTTTGACCTGACTATGCAGGACGTCATTAATGCCGTGCAGCAAAACAATCAGAACACCGGTGGTAATATCATCAACCGCGGTGAACAGGGCTTCGCTGTACGTGGACTAGGGGCGGTTAAAACAGAGCAGGATATCCAGAATATTGTACTGAAAGCGGTGAATGGTATGCCCGTATACCTGCGGGATGTGGCGACCGTAGAAGTAGCCCCACCTCCACCCAGTGGTGTGATGGGATATACTATCAATGCGACGAAGACCAATGTCAGCAATGGTGTGGAAGGGATCATCCTGCTTCGCAGATATGAGAACCCAAGCGAAGTATTAAAAGCGCTGAAAGCAAAGATGCAGGACCTGGAACAGAATGATCTGCCTAAAGGCGTACACCTGCGCACATTATACGATCGTAGTTTCCTGATAGACCACTCACTCGAAACAGTTGGTCACACCTTACTGGAAGGCGTGTCTATCGTGGTCATCATCCTGATCTTCTTCCTGGGTAGTTTGCGAAGTGCATTGGTAGTGGCGCTGACCATTCCATTCTCACTGTTATTCGCTTTCATACTGATGCGTATCACCGGTATACCAGCTAACCTGCTGTCACTGGGTGCCATTGACTTTGGGATCATAGTAGACGGAGCCTGTGTCATGGCGGAACACCTGATACGAACCTATCGCACCGCATCACCGGAAGAGAAAAAGAAAGGCATTATTGCCCTGACTTTACGTTCTTCACAGGAAGTCGGCAGAGAGATCTTCTTCTCCGTCACCATCATCATTCTGGCGTATATGCCTATTCTGCTGATGACCCGTGTGGAAGGTAAACTGTTCTCACCGATGGCGCTGACACTGGCATTCGCCGTGGTCGGTTCCATGCTGGCGGCGCTGACGCTCATCCCCGTACTGATCTCCTTTGCCTTTAAAAAAGCATTTAACAATACAGACAAACCGATGAAAGCACACCGGAATGTGGTGCTGGACTTTCTGTCCAACCAGTATTCCCGTGTACTGGCCGGGGTGATGAAATGGCCGAAGGTAACCGTGCTGGGGGGCTTTTCCATCGTGATACTACTGGTATTGCTGGGAGGTAGTCTGGGGTCAGAATTCCTGCCGGAACTGGACGAAGGTTCAATCTTCCTCCGTGGCAATTTCCCGGCAGGTATTACCATACAGGAAAATGCGAAATACGCTCCGAAGATCAGGGAGGTGATCGCTAAATATCCACAGATCTCTTTTGTGATCACACAGGCAGGCCGTAATGATGACGGTACCGATCCATTTCCTTCCAACAGGAATGAGATACTGGTGGGACTAAAGGATTACAGTCTGTGGAGTGATACGATCTCCAAAAAGACACTGGTGACCAACATCCGCCATGACCTGGAAAAAGCGATGCCTTCCGTGCAGTTCTCTTCCGGTCAGCCGATCATCGACCAGGTGATGGAGATCGTAACAGGTAGCGCGGCCGATCTGGCGATCTCGATCGTAGGAGACGACCTGACCATGATGCGGGCCAAAGCCGACACGATCGCTAACCTGGTGAAACATATGAAAGGTGCGGAATCGGTGAACATAGAACAGGAAGGTCCTTCGGAGCAGATCGCGATCAACATCAACCGGGAGAATGCTGCCCGCTTTGGTATCAATGTAGCCGATATCCAGGGTATGATAGAGGCAGCAATAGGCGGTAAAGCGATTTCTACGTTGTATGACGGCACTAAACGTTACGATGTGGTCATCCGTTACCTGCCGGGAGAACGTAACACTATTGAGTCTGTAAAGAACCTTCAGGTGCCTTCCGCTACCGGTGCACTGATCCCGATGAACCAGCTGGCGGATATTTCCTATGTACAGGGACAGACCAATATCTACCGGTATAACAACAAGCGCATGGTGACCGTACGTACGAATATCCGGGGTCGCGATCAGGGTGGATTTGTGAAAGAGATCGGCGATAAGATCAATCAGCAGCTTTATCTGCCCAAAGGATATTCCATTGTCTATGGCGGACAATATGAGAACCTGGAACGGGCGGGCAAGCAGTTATCTCTCACCATCCCGATGACGATCATCATGGTATTCCTGGTACTGTTCATTCTGTTCAGGAACATGCCGCAGACGTTCGTTACCGTGAGCTGTATATTGTTTGCACTGGCGGGGGGTATAGTCGCACTGTTCATCCGGGGCTATCATTTCAATGTCTCTGCAGGAGTGGGATTCGTGAGCATCTTTGGTATTTCCGTGATGTCAGGAGTATTGCTGGTATCAGCGATCAACCGGCTTCGGCTTAAACCGGACCAGACCTTACAACAAAGCGTACTCCTGGGGTCAAAGGAACAGCTGAGCGCATTATTATCCATCCTGATCGTGGCCATTGCGGGTCTTATACCAGCAGCGACATCTTCAGGCATCGGATCTGATGTACAGCGTCCACTGGCCACAGTGATCATAGGCGGGCTGACAAGCACCCTGCTGTTCGCCCCATTACTGATACCTCCCCTGTATTGGTGGGTAGAGCGGAACCGGGCAGTTAAGAAGGCAGTAAAGACAGACTTATCGGAATAG
- a CDS encoding efflux RND transporter periplasmic adaptor subunit produces the protein MQRITYYFFAVALLLAGCKHTTTPTVTVTEDPSPVVTNNGEQITFPDTAASNFFAVEAVGDSALNGTLHAPGKVAATVVRADEGGQNIVLFDDAGLNSDYSQLIQHKININHIQQININQRKIELDRTQDLYDHGAASGRDILEAKSNLSMEQTNLANEKTQLIEHESGLKAAGFDPEALRSASQGSVYIICDIPENQLNNVKKGAPCSIVLSSFPDNTYNGKVEDIADVIDDATRMIKLRIKLTIPDTQIRAGMFATVTFQVHSDNQGINISRDALVTSEGQNYVFVRTAPNTFTRREIRTGQQIGDRIAVYSGLKNGESVVIKGVMQLKGLSFGY, from the coding sequence ATGCAACGCATCACTTACTACTTCTTCGCAGTTGCACTCCTGCTGGCAGGATGTAAACATACAACCACACCAACGGTGACTGTTACAGAAGACCCTTCTCCCGTAGTCACCAATAACGGAGAACAGATCACCTTTCCGGATACCGCAGCTTCAAATTTCTTCGCTGTCGAAGCAGTCGGCGACTCAGCACTCAACGGTACGTTACATGCACCGGGCAAGGTAGCTGCGACCGTCGTACGTGCTGATGAAGGCGGACAAAACATTGTACTGTTTGATGATGCTGGTCTGAACAGTGACTATTCACAACTGATCCAGCATAAGATCAATATCAATCATATACAACAGATCAATATCAATCAGCGTAAAATAGAACTTGACCGTACGCAGGACCTGTATGATCATGGCGCTGCCAGCGGAAGAGACATCCTGGAAGCAAAGTCTAACCTCTCCATGGAGCAGACCAACCTGGCCAATGAGAAGACACAGCTGATAGAACATGAATCAGGATTAAAAGCAGCCGGCTTTGATCCGGAAGCATTACGCAGCGCCAGTCAGGGATCCGTATATATCATCTGTGATATTCCAGAGAATCAGCTGAACAATGTGAAGAAAGGTGCTCCCTGTTCCATCGTACTGTCATCATTCCCCGATAATACTTACAATGGTAAAGTAGAAGACATCGCTGATGTAATAGACGATGCGACCCGCATGATCAAACTGCGTATCAAACTGACGATCCCCGATACGCAGATCCGCGCCGGCATGTTTGCTACTGTGACGTTTCAGGTACATAGCGACAATCAGGGCATCAATATCAGCCGGGATGCGCTGGTCACTTCCGAAGGACAGAACTATGTATTTGTGCGTACAGCACCCAATACCTTTACCAGAAGAGAGATACGTACCGGTCAGCAGATAGGCGACCGTATAGCAGTTTACAGCGGATTAAAGAACGGCGAAAGTGTAGTGATCAAAGGTGTCATGCAACTGAAAGGTCTGAGCTTCGGTTACTAA